CCTTCGCCAACACGGACCGCGATGGAGAGCCCGACCGCCAGAGAGACAATGAATCGGGGGATCTGATGATTCTCATCTACTATGACGCCCCGACCGGATCACCGCCGCTCGTGACCCGTCCGGTCAGCCGGATTGTCGGCTACTATCGGGCAAGCACCGATCCGCTCGATCCAGCCGGTCCGGGGCCGGTGCGGAAATTTGATTCGGACACCGATTCCTGGGGGATTTCATTTCCCAATACGAACGACATCGAAACCCTTCTGCCCGACGAATCCCTCGCGGGCAGTTTCACCCAGGTGGTCGAACTGTCGCGAGGCCTGGCCAACCAGACCCTCTTCTACAATTTCTCAAATCGAAGCATCATGGTAAAGGGGGAGATCCTGCACGGCAACGCAATCAAACGGGTGTCGAACACCTACAATTTCACGGTCTCACCAAGGGGATAAACATGAATTCAAAACGGACCAGGAGATTCAAGGAGAACAGGGGCACAGCCATTGTCGTGGTCCTCATTCTCACCATCGTTGCCTCCATAACCGGAGGGAGCGCGCTCAAGTACTCGATGAATGAGCGCACCATCAACCGCCGTCACTTCCTTCGCCTTGAGGCGAAGAACGCCTCCGAAGCAGTCGTCGAATACGGCTTTTCGGAGCTTGTCTCACGGTTTGAAGGGGTTGCTTCAATGCCCGCTGACGCCTTGCAGACAAATCCCCTGTCGATGCCCGCTTCGGCCTCCACCCTATTCACCTATGGAACCCCCGGGACAAATTGCCATGTCAATCCGGCGAATATGAGCGTCGTTGGATCGATGGTGAATCTGACCCGGGAATACATCGACCCGAGCGACCCGGCCAATGAATTCGATCCGATGAAGGGGCGAACCATGGATCTCTATGAGGTCACGGTCTATGGATCAGCCACGGTGACGGATCCGCTCGGCCCGCCCATAACCTCCTACGCTTCCCAACGGATACAGGCCCGTGATGCCCCGCTCTTCACCCACGCCATCTTCTACAATATCCCGATGGAAATCGCGCCCGGACCCTCCATGGATGTCCGGGGGCCCGTTCATTCGAACAATGACATGTACATCCAGGCGGGATCCGGGCTCAACTTTTATGATACCGTGACCTCGGCCGGAGCCATCAACCACGGTCCCCTGCCCGGAATCGGCAAGAGCACCGACAATGCCGACGTTGCCTTTCGCGATGGCAGCGGAACGCTCGTCAGCATGAATGACGGCACCAACTGGCTGAACAGCAGCATGGACAGCTGGCGGGCCGACTCATCCCAACGCTGGGATGGCTACGTTCAGTCCGCCGCCCACGGTGTCCAGGTTCACAACACCCTTGGCTCCGGCGACTACGTCCCGGATGATCCCTCGACCGCGGCAAACGAGTTGCAGAACCCGGCCCACAGCATTGTCGAGCCCCCCGATACCGCCGCCGCCGGCACAACCATGGAGAACGAGAAGATGGCCAACAAGGCCGGCCTCTACCTCTATGTGGACTCGACCACTCAGAACGTGACCATCTTCAAGAGCGCCGCCGCCCGCAATGCCTATATCAATTCGGGAGACGCCTCGGGGGTGGTCACCTACACCGAGGATCCGACGCGCCCGCTCATCACGACCGCTCCGATTTCCTATGATTCGACGATCACCAACGCAGACGGCTCAGCCTACGCCAACACCGTCCACGACCAGACCTTCTACGATCGTCGTTGGGAAAAGAACGTCGACCTCTACAGCATCGATGTCGGCGTCCTTCGCGAAGCGATCAACGGAACCGGAACCGGTTTCGGCAACTACGACGAAGCCAGCGTGACCGAGAGCACACCCGGCGATTGGAATGGCGTCGTCTATGTCGAGTTGAGCAATCCCAACACCTCTCTCGGCGACACCAGTCGAGCCCCCGCCATTCGCCTTCACAACGGGAAGAAGATTCCCAACCGCAAAGAGGTCGACGCCGGCGGGATCGACGGGTTCAGCCTCGTCACCAACGGCGCCCTTTATGTCCAGGGACATTTCAACGCCAACGGCAGCATCTCCGCGGCGTCTTCGACCACGCCCGACTCGGGCGAAGCACCCGCCGCCGTGATGGCGGACGCGATCAACATCCTCTCTTCCGCCTGGAACGACGGGGATGCCGCACTCAGCCTTAGTGACTCCGGCAGGTTGGCCGCACCGACCGAAATATCGGCAGCCCTTCTGACCGGAAATGTCCCGTCCGATCCCAACGCTAGCGGCAGCACCCGGTACAGCGGCGGAGTCGAGAACTTCCCCCGGTTCCTTGAGAAATGGTCGGGAGTGGACCTCGCCTACCGCGGTTCGATGGTTGCCCTGTTCCAGAGCGAGGTCGCCACCGGCCGATGGGGCAAGAGCAACGTCTACGACCCGCCCAATCGCAATTGGGGGTTCAATACACTTTTTGGATCCGGCACCAGACGCTTTCCGCCAGGAACCCCCAACGTGAGGTCCTTCCGTCGCGTCGATTACCGCGAATTGAACAAATCGGAATTTGACGCCGCCGTCGCAGCGATGACGCCTTGAAGATCAATACCGGACTCAACGTCATGAACTATCGGATGCCCCTTGCCACATTCTTCGCCACCCTGGCGGTCTCCGCCTTCGCGACGATCGCTTCAGCTGCCGGGTGGCCGTCCGCTGCCCGGCCCGTCCTCACCCCAACGGTCACTTACGAGGCCTTCGACGGTGGAGAAATTGAACACCTCACCCTGGACGGCGATGGCGTTCTCTTCCGTACCGGAAACGACGTCACCCTGCGATCGGCCGATCCGGACTCCCAATACTCGATCCTCTTTCAGAGTACCCGCTATCCCGGCGCCACCTTAGGCCTTGCCCTCTTTGGAAAGTCCGAATTCGTCTCCTCCATCGAGAGCAGCGCCTGGAACGCTTATCCCGCAACCCTCAAGGCGCGCTACCCCTTCGAACTGACGATCGTCACCGATCGCCCTCCCGAAGAAACCGCGAAGGGCGTTCCCATCATGGGCGCCCCCTATCGCGAACTCACCTTCAGTTTCAGGATGGAGGAAGAGGGCCCCGTCATGATGCGGCGCGAGACCTTCATCATGATGAAGGACCGGCTTCTGGTGGCTTCCGTTGAGGCGCCCGAGAACTATTTCGAAGCGATGGCTCAAACCATGCGATCCTTCCTCGTCGGCCTGGATCGCCAGAAATAAGCCGTTGCCTTGAACCCGCCCACCGGCCTAGCTG
The Opitutaceae bacterium genome window above contains:
- a CDS encoding type II secretion system protein, encoding MKPRTPSQSSSGYTLVEILITMGVLGFLFAGLMPFFLQSSISFFVTEQKLKVNNDIRKFTNEMANQAREANHFIIYPSFANTDRDGEPDRQRDNESGDLMILIYYDAPTGSPPLVTRPVSRIVGYYRASTDPLDPAGPGPVRKFDSDTDSWGISFPNTNDIETLLPDESLAGSFTQVVELSRGLANQTLFYNFSNRSIMVKGEILHGNAIKRVSNTYNFTVSPRG